In Streptomyces puniciscabiei, a single genomic region encodes these proteins:
- a CDS encoding MFS transporter produces the protein MTQTSPAAAPVQAAPPARRRRVHRAWFVAAVTFVTIIGAAAFRSLPGLLIDPLHQEFGWSRGTIGAAVSINLALYGLTAPFAAALMDRFGIRRVVAGALTVIAAGSGLTVWMTAAWQLWLCWGLLVGLGSGSMALAFAATVTNRWFTERRGLVSGILTAASASGQLIFLPVLSWLTEHHGWRPAAVTVALAALAVVPFVWILLRDHPADVGQKPYGAREFVPKPPPVTGAARRTLKVLSTSVRTGTFWLLAGTFAICGASTNGLIQTHFVPAEHDHGMPVTTAASLLAVIGVFDVAGTIASGWFTDRFEPRRLLAVYYALRGISLVFLPMLLGPAVHPPMLFFIVFYGLDWVATVPPTLALCRENYGEDSAIVFGWVLASHQVGAALVAYLGGLARDVFGSYDLVWYASGTLCAAAALMALVIRRTPTAALPAVS, from the coding sequence GTGACTCAGACAAGCCCAGCCGCAGCCCCCGTCCAGGCCGCCCCGCCCGCCCGGCGCCGCCGTGTGCACCGGGCGTGGTTCGTCGCCGCCGTCACCTTCGTCACGATCATCGGCGCGGCCGCCTTCCGTTCCCTGCCCGGCCTGCTCATCGACCCGCTGCACCAGGAGTTCGGCTGGTCGCGCGGCACGATCGGCGCGGCCGTCTCCATCAACCTCGCGCTCTACGGCCTCACCGCCCCCTTCGCCGCCGCGCTGATGGACCGCTTCGGCATCCGCCGGGTGGTCGCCGGCGCGCTGACCGTGATCGCGGCCGGCTCGGGCCTGACCGTGTGGATGACGGCGGCCTGGCAACTGTGGCTGTGCTGGGGCCTGCTGGTGGGTCTGGGCTCCGGATCGATGGCCCTCGCCTTCGCCGCGACGGTCACCAACCGGTGGTTCACCGAGCGGCGCGGACTGGTCAGCGGCATCCTCACCGCCGCGTCCGCCTCCGGCCAGCTGATCTTCCTGCCGGTGCTGTCCTGGCTGACCGAACACCACGGCTGGCGCCCGGCCGCCGTCACGGTCGCCCTGGCGGCGCTCGCCGTCGTCCCCTTCGTCTGGATCCTGCTGCGCGACCACCCGGCCGACGTCGGCCAGAAGCCCTACGGCGCGCGCGAGTTCGTGCCCAAGCCGCCGCCGGTGACCGGTGCCGCCCGCCGCACGCTGAAGGTGCTCTCGACCTCCGTCCGCACGGGCACCTTCTGGCTGCTCGCCGGCACCTTCGCGATCTGCGGCGCCTCCACCAACGGCCTGATCCAGACCCACTTCGTGCCCGCCGAGCACGACCACGGCATGCCGGTCACGACGGCGGCCTCGCTGCTCGCCGTCATCGGCGTGTTCGACGTGGCCGGCACGATCGCCTCCGGCTGGTTCACCGACCGCTTCGAACCGCGCCGCCTGCTCGCGGTGTACTACGCCCTGCGCGGCATCTCCCTCGTCTTCCTCCCGATGCTGCTGGGCCCGGCGGTCCACCCCCCGATGCTGTTCTTCATCGTCTTCTACGGCCTGGACTGGGTGGCCACCGTGCCGCCGACCCTCGCCCTGTGCCGCGAGAACTACGGCGAGGACAGCGCCATCGTCTTCGGCTGGGTGCTCGCCTCCCACCAGGTCGGCGCGGCCCTCGTCGCCTACCTCGGCGGCCTCGCCCGTGACGTCTTCGGCTCCTACGACCTCGTCTGGTACGCCTCCGGCACGCTGTGCGCGGCGGCGGCCCTGATGGCCCTGGTGATCCGCAGGACGCCGACGGCGGCACTGCCCGCAGTATCCTGA
- a CDS encoding GlxA family transcriptional regulator, producing MAADTDAFRPHRVVVLALDGLLPFELGIPHRIFGRPKDEQGRHLYEVVTCSVRPPGPVETDADFAVHVPNGPEALAGADTVIVPASYELGPVFEEGRLTDELSAALARIRPGTRLASICTGVYVLAAAGHLDGRPATTHWRDAERFQRMFPKIRVDADVLFIDDGDVLTSAGVAAGIDLCLHMVRRDFGTAVANEVARVTVVPPHRDGGQAQYIHRPVPDPQLATTRAARAWALGRLHEPIQLRDMAEREAMSVRTFTRRFREEVGISPGQWLTQQRVERARHLLETTDLSIDQVAHEAGFGTAQSMRQHLQQALGVTPTAYRRTFRAGVRT from the coding sequence ATGGCCGCTGACACTGACGCCTTCCGTCCGCACCGGGTCGTCGTGCTCGCCCTCGACGGGCTGCTCCCCTTCGAGCTGGGCATCCCGCACCGCATCTTCGGCCGCCCGAAGGACGAGCAGGGCCGGCACCTGTACGAGGTGGTGACCTGCTCGGTACGGCCGCCCGGCCCGGTCGAGACCGACGCCGACTTCGCCGTGCACGTCCCGAACGGCCCGGAGGCGCTGGCCGGCGCCGACACGGTGATCGTCCCGGCGTCGTACGAGCTCGGCCCGGTCTTCGAGGAGGGCCGGCTCACCGACGAGCTGTCCGCCGCCCTCGCCCGGATCCGCCCCGGCACCCGGCTCGCCTCCATCTGCACCGGCGTCTACGTCCTCGCCGCCGCCGGACACCTCGACGGCCGCCCGGCGACCACGCACTGGCGGGACGCCGAGCGCTTCCAGCGGATGTTCCCGAAGATCAGGGTGGACGCGGACGTGCTGTTCATCGACGACGGCGACGTGCTCACCTCGGCCGGGGTGGCCGCCGGGATCGACCTGTGCCTGCACATGGTGCGCCGCGACTTCGGTACGGCGGTCGCCAACGAGGTCGCCCGGGTCACGGTCGTACCGCCGCACCGGGACGGCGGCCAGGCCCAGTACATCCACCGCCCGGTCCCGGACCCGCAGCTGGCCACGACGAGAGCCGCCCGCGCCTGGGCGCTCGGCCGCCTCCACGAGCCGATCCAGCTGCGGGACATGGCCGAGCGGGAGGCCATGTCGGTGCGCACCTTCACCCGCCGCTTCCGCGAGGAGGTCGGGATCAGCCCCGGCCAGTGGCTCACCCAGCAGCGCGTCGAACGCGCCCGCCATCTGCTGGAGACCACCGACCTGTCCATCGACCAGGTGGCCCACGAGGCGGGCTTCGGCACCGCCCAGTCGATGCGCCAGCACCTCCAGCAGGCGCTCGGGGTGACGCCGACCGCCTACCGCCGCACCTTCCGGGCAGGCGTCAGAACGTGA
- a CDS encoding flavin reductase family protein produces MGHAGAAAAAVRYLGRRPVEPLPRPDLRCVREDERTPVEPAEFRRVLGSFASGVTVITAPAADGEPGPAGFACQSFASLSLEPPLVCFMVGRTSATWPRIARAGVFCVNVLGADQDELCRAFAVSGADKFAGVAYDPAPASGSPRLTGAAAWIDCTVHAVHPGGDHLIVVGRVNALGAQERDEPLLFHRGRFARISS; encoded by the coding sequence ATGGGACACGCAGGGGCGGCGGCCGCCGCCGTCCGGTATCTGGGGCGCAGGCCCGTGGAGCCGTTGCCACGGCCGGACTTGCGGTGTGTGCGGGAGGACGAGCGGACCCCGGTGGAACCGGCCGAGTTCCGGCGGGTACTGGGAAGCTTCGCGAGCGGGGTGACGGTGATCACGGCACCGGCCGCCGACGGGGAGCCGGGCCCCGCCGGTTTCGCCTGCCAGTCCTTCGCCTCCCTCTCCCTCGAACCACCCCTCGTCTGCTTCATGGTGGGCCGTACGTCGGCCACCTGGCCCCGGATCGCCCGCGCGGGGGTCTTCTGCGTCAACGTGCTCGGCGCCGACCAGGACGAACTGTGCCGGGCCTTCGCGGTCAGCGGCGCGGACAAGTTCGCCGGGGTGGCGTACGACCCGGCACCCGCCTCCGGCTCCCCGCGCCTGACCGGCGCCGCCGCCTGGATCGACTGCACCGTCCACGCCGTGCACCCCGGAGGCGACCACCTGATCGTCGTGGGCCGGGTGAACGCCCTCGGCGCCCAGGAGCGGGACGAACCGCTGCTGTTCCACCGGGGGCGGTTTGCCCGGATCAGCTCCTAG